Genomic window (Culex pipiens pallens isolate TS chromosome 3, TS_CPP_V2, whole genome shotgun sequence):
GTTTCGAAGCGTGAGTAAACATGTgcacttctttaaaaaaaaaaaaatgaataactgcgactatctTCAAAAATGtgacctgaaaatggctatatcttgaaaacggtgcacttaatcaaaatttcccagaagtaatttttgattgcaaattcgattttacatagaaaatcgaagttttgcgaccaaaatttcgattttttgaaaaacaaaaacagtaatgattgaaaaattcattactcagtcaaagattttttgcagctTGGAAGTTTACATTTGATGTCTCTTTAAACatatatgtttttttgcaaatcaagatttagtgacaaaaagtgaaactaaaaataagcaaatcagcaaatctacaactttgctgaagacaccaaatcgatcaaaaaattcttttaaaagatacagatttttgacacacttggacaattttggccttactgggtctcgtggcgcaggggtagcggcttcggctgccgatcccgatgatgctatgagacgcgggttcgattcccgccttatccactgagcttctatcggatggtgaagtaaaatgtcggtcccggtttctcctgtctcgtcagaggcgctggagcagaaatcccacgttagaggaaggccatgccccggggggcgtagtgccaatagtttcgtttcggggTGAGAGGTTACCTTGCTAACCACTACACCACTGGACCCGGCTACTAATGATatgcaaacttgattttttcaacactctttGTATTTATCCAGCTGGTTAAACTGACATCGGGCTGTCCTTTtcgaatagaaaaaaaaaatccaggatgttcaaacagataaaaattttctcaaaaccaaaaaaaaaaacacattcaaaccCACCCACATGCATAACTAACAGAGtgccataaaatttaaaaattcaaacccaATCTTAAACACATCTTCTTCGGATATGTTTCCggcttgtaaacatcaacaaaaaTCCTGCTTCACACGTTCCACACACGATCATCAAAAAAGAATCCAACTGCTACTCCAGGGGGGCACTCCTCATTCGGCaacaaaattatgcaaaattcaTTGGAGTTGCTCCCTTCCACCCATAAAGCCGACTGACATTTGAACGATGATATTTGCATATGGTAATTTGTTTGTAATTTGTAGGATTATTATATCCCCTTTTATCTCCTGCTCTCTCTGCTTTCCTCCCCAAAAAAGCTGAGCAAAAGCTCACAGCTTTAAGCCATACTGCATAGAATTATCCAAAACGGCGCCGTTCTTGAATGCTGGGGGAAAATTTTCTCGACCAGGAACTCTCCGTCATCAGTCATGTTGGTTTGTTATCGTGCTGAGACGGTCGAACGTCGGAAGCTGGAACCGGATTTGCAATCATGCTTCTCATGATACAATTTTCCTCTTCCTTTCGTGGCATAAGACAATGCTCCCctctcagttttttttcttatgctAATGTGATTTACTTGAGTTCTCCTTCCCTCTTAAGCTTTGCGGATGCGTCTGTCGAGCAGTGGAAAAAAACTTTGGGGAAATTTTCGTGCAGCTCAATTTCCGAGGGTAACGATCAAACGAAACAATAATGGCTTCATCACTTATTCTTCCACATGTACCTAGTTTGGGGGAGGCTGTCTGCAAAATGTTTAACGAGCTAAACTTTTTCGCGGAACACTTGTTCAGTTACTCGTTATTACTAGGCATAAATCttctttttttacgaaatttgaaatttattgaaactgaTAAATATAAGTCTTCCACCGCCATCAGCACTGATTTTGAACTCTGAAAAGTAAATTTGTTATGAAGATGACGGCCATGCTTTCTTCTCGAATGAACAACACACACCACTAATCTACTGGTACCGCTTGTTGACCAACATCCGCGACCGCGGCAGTTTGCACTTGCTCAGGTTGTGCAAGCGGTACTGCATCTCCGGAGCGCGAACCTTCACCACGACGCCCTCCTTGATCAGGCCCGGATCGTTCGGCAGTACGATCGCTTCGTCGTACCGGTTGACGTCCTGCCCCTCGGCGCATTCGGCACACTGCTGCGTCGTGACGATCTCCTCGATGCGAATCTCCTCCTCCGGGGCCCGGGCGATCGGTTTCTTCAGGGTGGAGTTGTCCAGTGTGGCCGGGCTGGTGTAGACAATCGCGAGGACTTCGTTCAAGCGGACCTCAAGGGCAGCCAGGAAGCGCATCACGTTCTGTTTGGTGATTTTGCGGTGTTCACCCAGCAGTCGCATCAACTCGGTACGATCGTAACCCACGATGTTAAGTATCTCGTCGATTTGTTCCAGCTGAGAGACCACGAGGAGTTCACCGTCTTTGAGGGAATTTTCCAACTGCTTCGATTTAGTCGACTCCTCTAGCAAGGTTTCGTGCAACTCTTTAAATGACTTCTCGTCTTGAGCTTCTTTTCTAAGTTTGCGCTCCTTCAAGTCATCCACGTTCTTGTACAGCTCCACCAGCGTACAGTTCAGCTGTTCATACTGGAAGTTCAGCTCGTTCAAGTAGTTGAAATGGGCAAAGAACGTGTCCTCCTGCTTTTGGTACTTCTCAATCAGCTGCGACACCTCTTCAACCTTGCAAAACGACTTTGTCTTCTCGATGATCCTCTGGTACAGTTCGAGCTTCCTCGTGTATTCCGCCTTCATCAGGTTCCTCCGCCGAACCTCTCTCACATCCAGATCGTACATCTCCCGGTGGAACCCTTTCACACGCAAAAACTCGTGATTCTTCCGATCCGTATTGATCCTCCGCTGCAGCTCCAGCATCTCCTGCCGCTGAGCCTTCTCCTCCCTCGCACGATGACTCTTCAACGCGTCAATTTTGTGACACAGTTCCTCGCCCTGGTTGAACGCCAAGATCGTCCGCTCGATCATATCGATCAAGAACTTCTTATCGTACCCCAACTGATCGATCATCCGTCGCCAGTGCTGATGAAACTGCTTCCTATCCACCAGCATGTCCTTAATGACCTTCCTCAGCTTCCGATTCCGCGCAACATTCACCGCTTCCCGCTTCTTCGCGTGATACAGCCGATTCTCCAACGTCGCCAACCGCTTCTTCGCCTTCGCCACCCGATTGTAGTAAAAGTAATCCGACTGCGACACCTTCTGCAGCTCCTTCCGCTCCCTCTCCAACCTTTTCATCTGCGACTCCAAATGTCGAATCTCCGTCCGTATCCCCCCGATCCGCAGCTCCAACTCCTCCTGCATCCTAACATTCCGCTCCACCTCCCCAATCTGGCCCTCGTACCGCCTCACGTGACACGGAGCGTACGCGACCTGCACCCGCACCCCAAGCTCCCTCTTCTCGCGCTCCAGATACTTGAGCTTCTTTTCCAGACAGCGCATAATCTGCACATCCTTGGAGGCGGGAGCGGTGCTGGCGAGGTTCAGGTACTGCCGCTGGAGCCGCGTGATGTCCCGCTCGAACACGCGGTCCACCTTGAGGCGTTCCTCCGGCGAGAGGTTCTCGTCGACCTCGGGCGCGATCAGCAGGGCTTCCTCGGACATGGTGGTGAGAGTGGATGGTGGTCTTACGGGATGTCGTTGATTTGGTGAATGAATGACAGTTTAGGTTATTTAAGATCCAAGTAATCTTCCGAAAACTTTTGTTCATCAGTTCGTCCTTTTGTCGACATGATCGTGTCATCTCAGTCACGACGTTCTGgaaggattctagcagagttcttacagagctggatattcttagagcaatctagcagaaatgtttcatcggtctagcaggattctgacagaaccagctatgctagaatatttcgttaTTGGGAGCTTTTCGCACCAccattttgacatttcgaggaaaaacactttttaatcGTTGTAATGTTCGACCTTGAATAAATTAAAACCAGAGCACGCAATTTAAgcaatacacagcaaaaaataagttgaattttggaatgaaatgaaaatttggtaatttgaatattacatatttcttgagtaatattactaaaaaaatgtgtaaaaaagtgaacctgatgaatattcaccaaaatctgatgaaaattcatcattttctgatgtaatattacacatttttttgacacaaaatctgtcaccatttcctgatgaatattatcatcatttttttctgtgtaacaaacacattttgtttggctgaccattctggcTTTGTCCCGAagattggttgaatttggttgccgaagtcccgagttacagttaaaaatgtttacagaaGTCGGGGTatgcacgtgtgtcaaacgcgttctgaataaactctctttggccagttgtcgcacatgCAACAACTATAAAGATGTGTCAAGAAAGCACGATCAGATCGAAGCTTCATTCATATAAAAAGTGACaataatgcacggagttttctCGGTCCCGGTTTTTAACTcaaattggcccaaaatgcacgtgtgaaAGATTAATATGAGTAAATTTTGTGtgcatttcaagtaaaaattatccaaaaaccctttttcttatttttaaaacaacgcGAGCGGATTTACAAGGTAgttaatcgatagaattatcgtcgataatattttCGTCTagcgataacgataatggttatcgttatcgtcgagATAAtccatcgttatcgttatttcgataattctatcgcgataatcttatcgccgataactcatttttttaatctttctttAATTGACTTAATCCATCAATATcatgttaaaatttcaatgcattcacgtaaactatattttttgataatgtagtaAGATTCAAagcataatttctaaaattttgacaaaatatcgtgtttttaaaaagtactaaaatgtttaataatatgcaatatgggtatcaaaccatttgaaattttgcatgcattttcactgttttagagttttttaaatgaaatactcgAATTGTCACaccgtattttctcaaaaatactcaaattttataattccaTATAAGGGTACcaaacgatttaaaattttgcatgtattttaactgtttcagagttttctgaataaaatactcatattttcacaaaataccgtgtttttttaagcactcaaattttcatgatttgctatatgtatcaaacgaagcgaaattttagctgcttttttattgaaaaaactttaaaacagataaaatacatgcaaaatttcgaatcgtttgataatcatattgcgaattataaaaaatgagtatttttgagaaaatacggtagtttttttaaaaatattgaagtaaatatttcattaaaaaaactcttacacagttaaaataaatgcaaaaattcgactcgttcgatacccatattgccaattataaaaaatttagtattttcgaaaaatacggtattttgtttaaaatttgagcatttcattcaaaaactcctatcgttatcgttatcgaacctcgataaaTTTATCATTAACAACCTTGCGGATCTCGCAACTTGGACTCCATACCAAAATTGATACTGCCTATTTCATGCTACATTGCAACAATTCTCATCAATTCTCGGAGGATCGGAAATTTGCTTCTCGCGTGACAGCCAGATTAATCAGCAATAATTAATCTTTATCGAAATTCGATTACTAAGGGTTAAGCATTTCGCATTTTTCAAATCGTCCCCCCTGCCCATCAACCTGTCttacaatcattattttcacgAATTACATCGTTTCTAATTGGAAAACTGTAAAAACTCGAGTCATGTAACGAGATAAACCCCTCACCCCCAAACCCTAAACCCAATTTTGTCGGTCATCATCCCCCTCATCATCGAGTTGGTGGCGCGTTTTTCTGGCGTTTGCCCTACATTGGAATCCGGTAGCTTCATCATTTCCCCGTGTTGGAACTCTCCATATTATCTCCCCAAACCCTCAATTTCAGCATCTCACGATGAACTCGGCAAAACCGGGCTTCCGCAAGGCAGTTCTCCAGAATGATGGATCAACCCACTCCATTTCCTCCGCCGTAAGAAAACACGATTATGGTGTtatttagaaagatttttttattgattttcccCCTACCGATGAAAAAACAGCTTGAAGGAAAAACGAGCAGTTTATTTTGTGTCGTGAGCTTTCCCAGATTGAAAGCTGGCCCTCGCCAGGTTGTTTACCTTCGAGATTTATCTCATCACTCGCTGATGAAGAAGCTGGGGTTGATTTTATTCCCCAGAATTGTAGCTGGCTCAGTTTATTTAGCCAACACAGATGAGCTTGTTGACGCGGAGATTCCGGGAAACCATCAGATAAATTTTTGATTGGATAATTTCGATGGTTCTTTTCGCATGAGGATGAATGTTTAATGAAAAGGCTTtaaccaactgttgtcaaacgaacggggtcactttttaatttgacaccccttttacacggagttcacacacactactgaacgtttgttttgatactgtgcgtaagcgccgtgtaaaaagtgacagttcgtcactttttagtttgactatgaccaaccaacggggtacaaactaaaaaagtgtcaaacaaaaaagttaccaaccaccggggattaagtgtacactcaacccccggtgattGGTCACTTTtgcgtttgacactttttagtttataccccgttggtttgacaaagtaaACCTATAAAGTGACGGACTGTCACTTTTTAAACGGCGCTCACTGTCAAAACAAAGATGTCAGTTTCGCAGCATTTTGTCCCAGCGTCCTCTTTTCGCTAGATGGCAGTGCCTTATTTTGATGGGCACAAAATAGGATACTGTTAGTTTGCCAGCACCATTTTCCACCTTAGCTGATGCAATTTCAGATGGCAGCACCGTGTATCGCCATCATCCTATAAAATCGCTGCCGtaaataatttacttttacaactTCCAGCACAACCCTTCCTCCCGCCCATTCCAAATCAGAAAGATCATTGCTGAATTGCCAACCATAAACGACGACAACAACCACACTTCCTCCCATAAGAAGCTCCGGCGCCGCCCGGTTCACTTCATCAAGAAATAATATCGGCACTTACCGGGTGACGTCCCATCGGTGGACGAGTATCCGGTCGAGTAAGCACTCTCCGGCGAGGACAGTGTCGTGTTGTGATGACCTCCTCCCGGTTGGCCCGGCTGTCCCACCACCACCGTTGTTTGAGCgtggtgatgatgatgctgGTGATGGTGACCGTTGGGTTGAGGTTGATGATGGTgcacgttgttgttgttgttcacgTGGTTCTGTTTGCCGTCGAaagagttgttgttgttgttgctgttgcgaTTCGCAGTCAATTTGTGGAACTTGTTGGCGAAGGTTGACAGCGTGGAGCCGGTGCTGGTTGGGCCACTCTTGCCACCACCTCCACTGGTGACGGTGCAGATTTCGAAGCCattgttgttattgttattgttgttgttggggcGATTACCGTTCTTTGACAGCTGTGTCACGGCGTGGCTCTTGGCCGGAATCGGCGGTGGGGGAACCGGGGGATGTTTGCCGTACACTAAATTGTTATTGATACTGTTGTGCTGCTCGTAATACGCTCCACAGCTTCCGCTTCCGTAATGCTGCTGCTGAACCACCACCTGCTGTTGATGTTTGACAATTGGCGCCATTTTGCAAACAACACGtgacggctgctgctgctgctcgaatCCGTTGTTGTTCATGTACAAGCTGCCATTGTTACTGTTCCCATTACCAACAATACTGTTGTTGTTCACCAAGTTGTTGTTGTTCGAGTTGATGGAACTCGACGAGCTGGAACTAATCTTCGTATGCTGGCCTCGTTTCAACCGATTCGCCTCAATGTGCTGCAAATCCTCCAACAACTCATTGCTCGAACTAGTCGCCGTCGAGTAGTTCAACGTGTTGACCATCACATTCCCCGAGGAAATCACCCCGGAACCACCACCGCCTGACGACTTCCGGTATCCTTCCTCCTTAATCCCGTACATGGcggtcgaaaaatttccacTGTCAACACTCTTCGAGTAGTTTCCTCCCGCTTCAAGCGTCCTGAAGCCGTCCCTGGCGATGCTTCTCGGTGAGGAGGTCATACCCTGCTGGTGGTTCTGATTAGGAATGTACCCGTTGTTGCTTAGCTTGTAGCCGCCGCCACTTCCCGACGGAAGTGTTCCGTTGCCGTAAATTGGAGCAGGACTTTGGAGCTGTTGCTGCTGCAGTTGGTAGTGTTGGTGGTGCTGTTGGTTTTGCTGTTGCTGATATTGGTACTGGCGATAGTCGTCGGATCGTGGCGAAAGCGACGGCAACTGGTCCTGGTTCGGCGATTGCCAGCCACGGCGGCTTGTTGTCTGAAAAATGTTATAACGGGAGAGGAAGATGTTGTATTAGATGGAGTAGGAAAATGTTGAATGCCTTTTGAGTACATAGTAAAACTGATGTTGATTATTGTTTAATAATCATAAAAAAGGTCTTAAAGccctagggtacgttatccattagtggacccctttcctatagtggaccctctgaagggtttttgatgaaaaattcaataaaatcacaatttcaagcgtgttgttgccCACAGTGTTTTGAGTTTGACATCAGAAATCAGCcaactagcattttcacaacaaaactgcatttatattttatgattgcattAACTATTcactcattttttgactgattatttaacttcagcaagacgaaaatgaaaaaaaaaactgtgaaaacTTTGTAttgaagcaaaagtttctcttaaacatacaataaatgcttgttgttatcaacccaaacgcatattttttttaattatgagtataaatatagctgtttcatatttattaaaagtaccaaaaatgctgaagccgtaaaaacatataattaatcaaaactatagtcaattgtacttaactgaagcatcataattgcagtttaaaatgatattttataataataaatcaagaacaaaactttttttttaataaacatgcgtggttttatcagcaactatAAACAAATCTAATGTTTAGTTTCAGTCAACCATTTATGttattaatatgaaaaaatgtgcatcaaaattactttctttattatttttatgtttacagtgacttttgaaacgttttctctgatctttttcggaaataaatgtttttaaatgtctgttaggtttttttgttgttcaaagccaaatttgttaacaaaacatatatgtttatgatgaaaagtgagcaaaatacatcttttattcattatatctatcattagacctacaccatgcattaaaacataaaatatcggttaaatttggtataaaaat
Coding sequences:
- the LOC120414137 gene encoding outer dynein arm-docking complex subunit 1-like encodes the protein MSEEALLIAPEVDENLSPEERLKVDRVFERDITRLQRQYLNLASTAPASKDVQIMRCLEKKLKYLEREKRELGVRVQVAYAPCHVRRYEGQIGEVERNVRMQEELELRIGGIRTEIRHLESQMKRLERERKELQKVSQSDYFYYNRVAKAKKRLATLENRLYHAKKREAVNVARNRKLRKVIKDMLVDRKQFHQHWRRMIDQLGYDKKFLIDMIERTILAFNQGEELCHKIDALKSHRAREEKAQRQEMLELQRRINTDRKNHEFLRVKGFHREMYDLDVREVRRRNLMKAEYTRKLELYQRIIEKTKSFCKVEEVSQLIEKYQKQEDTFFAHFNYLNELNFQYEQLNCTLVELYKNVDDLKERKLRKEAQDEKSFKELHETLLEESTKSKQLENSLKDGELLVVSQLEQIDEILNIVGYDRTELMRLLGEHRKITKQNVMRFLAALEVRLNEVLAIVYTSPATLDNSTLKKPIARAPEEEIRIEEIVTTQQCAECAEGQDVNRYDEAIVLPNDPGLIKEGVVVKVRAPEMQYRLHNLSKCKLPRSRMLVNKRYQ